CATCAGCGGCGTGTGCAGTGTCGGCGGGACCTTGGTGATCAGCTCAAAGCCGATAAAGATCGCCAGGACGAAAATCGTCAGGCTGGCCGCCAGGGCGTCGTACCGGGTGTACTTCTTCTCTAGCGGTTGCGGCTCGCCATCTACGGGCGACGGCGTGTCGTCGGCGGCTAACTCGGCAGGCGTTTCCACCTCGGCCTTGGGAGACGCTTGGGGGGCGGCCTTTTCGGCAGGCGGTTTCTTACTCGCCTCTGCGGCGGCTGGTTTTTCTTCCGCTTTGGGGGCATCGCCATCTTGGGCGAACGCTGGCGAAACGCTTCCCAGCAACAGCAGTAATACGAGCCATCTCATGATGCGTTTCCTTCGGCAGGCGGCGCGGGTTCGTCATCTTCTAGCGGGATCTTCTCGTTCGGTTCTGGCGGGACGATGGGGGGCATGCCAAGCATCTCGCGAATTCGATTGTGGACCACCTCGCCGTCGCGGGCGACCAGCGTTTCGGCGACGATCTCGTCTTCCGGATCAATCGTCAGTTCTTTCTCTCCCTTTTTCACCAGGTTCAACAGGAACTTGGTAACGTTGCCCGAGAACATCTGACTGGCGTGCTGCGGAACTTCGGCGGCAAGATTGGTCGGCCCCAGAATGAGAATGCCGTCCTTCTCAACGCGAACGTCCGCCTCGCTCGGCTCAATATTACCGCCGCGTTCGGCAGCCAGATCGATCAAGACCGAACCGGGACGCATTCCGGCGACCGCCTCGGCGGTGACCAGCAGCGGCGACTTCTTGCCGGGGATGGCGGCGGTCGTGATGATGACGTCGCACTCTTTCACTGTGTCGGCCATAAACTGGCGTTGTTTCGTATAGAACTCTTCGCCCAAGTCTTTGGCGTAGCCTCCTTTGTCTTGGGCGCCGCTCGACTCAAGCTCGAAGTCGACCGCTTTGGCGCCAAGACTTTCGACTTGTTCTTGGGCTTCCTTCCGTACGTCATAGCCAAGGACTACCGCTCCGAGCCGCTTGGCAGTAGCGATCGCTTGTAGGCCTGCTACGCCAGCGCCGATCACAAACACCTTGGCGGGGGAAAGGGTGCCGGCGGCGGTCATCAGTAGCGGAAAAATCTTGTGCAGCTCGGTCGCGGCAATTAAGACCGCCCGATAGCCGGCGATGGTCGCCTGGGAGGAGAGGATATCCATGCTCTGGGCCCGAGTGATCCGGGGGATTAACTCCAGGGCGAACTGGATCGCCCCCTTTGAGGCCATCTCCTGGATCGCGGCGGGATTGCCAAGAGGATCGCAGCCCCCAATAACGATCTGGCCCGACTTGACCAGCTCGAGGTCGACTCTTCCCTCTTCTGGGTTGGATCCTAGGGAGCGGACCTGGCAGACGATGTCGGCTTGGGTGAAGGCGTCGGCCCGGGAAGCGACAATTTGGGCGCCAGCAGCCTCGTAATCGGCGTCGGGAAAACCGGCGGCGACTCCGGCCCCGGTCTCAACCAGGATCTGGGCGTCCAGTTTCCGCAGCGGGCCCAGGGAGGCCGGGATCAGGGCGACACGCTTTTCGCCCGGGAAATTTTCACGCACGACGGCAATAATCATGATGTTTCCCTAGGTCGTGGGGCGCGGCGCCAAGGGATTTCGGAAGCGGGCGAGCAATGAATACCGCGCAGCACAACTTCAATGGTGGGAAATTCTTACACAGCGGGGGGCGTCTGTGAACCCTTTTTCCTGGAGCGACAGGTCGCCGGTTGCGGGTTTTCTCCCTTTCTTAATTTCAGGTCCGTCGCCACTTGCAGACTAGGCGGTAGGCCGGTAATATACGTGTTTCCCCTGACCAAGCTGGGGCCAGATAGTGCGTTTGCCGGCGGGCTCTACCGCATGCAAGCTGTCGCTGGCGGGGAAATCCAGCGACCGGGTCGATACTCTACGAGCCGTGTTGGACTGTTGAGTCAGGATATACTCGAGCCAAGATAAGACTGAGAGCCAGGATTACTATGTCGACATCTACTTTCGTGGCGAAGCCCGGTCAAATCGAACAGCAATGGTGGCTGGTCGACGCGGAAGATCAGGTCGTCGGTCGTTTGGCGAGCGATTTGGCCGTGATCCTGATGGGGAAACACCGCCCCACCTACACTCCCCACGTTGACACCGGCGATTACATCGTCGTCGTGAATGCCGAAAAGGTGAAGTTCACGGGCAACAAGTGGGACAAGAAAGAATACAACTGGTACACCGGTTATCCTGGCCTGCGGACCGAAACGGCCGGCAAGCGTCTGGAACGCCATCCCGATTGGATCCTGCGTGAGGCGGTCCGTCGCATGCTGCCGAAGAACAAGCTGGCGGTCAAAATGCTCGACAAGCTGAAGGTCTTCGTCGGTCCCGAGCACACCCACCAGGCTCAGCAGCCCGAGCCGCTGACCGGCTTGGCTCAAGTCAAACAAAAGAAACGCAAGTAAGCGATCCAGCAATACAGAAGAGTCTAAGGGATAACTAATGTCGACCGACGAAACGAATGTCGAAACCCCGGACGCGGAAGCGCCGGCTACCGAAGCTCCTGCTACCGAAACTGCCACGACGGAAGCCGCGGCTGTCGAAACTCCCGTAGAAGCCGCTCCGGCTCCGGTGAAGAAGTCGAAGCCGGTTGACGGGGTCATTCTGGGCACCGGTCGTCGTAAGACGAGCGTCGCTCGCGTCCGCATCAAGAGCGGCACTGGCCGGATCATGATCAACGGTCGCTCGCTGGAAGACTTCTTCCCGAACGTCCAAGATCAATCCGCCTTCATGGGGCCGCTGGTCGACACCGAATATGCCGACAAGGTGGACGTTCGCGTCCTGGTCAGCGGCGGTGGAACCTCGGGTCAGGCTGGCGCCTGCCGCATGGGTTTGGGTCGCGCCTTGGCCGCGATGGACGAAGCCGCCTTCCCGGCGTTGCGTGAAAACGGTCACTTGACCCGCGATTCCCGCATGAAGGAACGCAAGAAGTACGGTCTGCGTGGCGCCCGCCGAGGAACGCAGTTCTCGAAGCGTTAATCGCTCGAACGGTACTGCCGAAATTCAGAAAGCTCGTCCCATCTGGAGCGAGCTTTTTTCATGCGTCTGGGCGACGGAAACTGCCCGGGTTGGTCGCGATAGGTCTCCCTGCCGGGGCGGCGCAGCCGCAAGAGGCATCAGGCCGAGGTATGCATGATAACGGTGGCCTCGTAGCCGCCGCGGAGTGGGTTTCGCCCGTTCCACCTTGGCCTGCGGATTGATGCTTCCTGCCGACTTCGTCTGCCCAGAAAGCGGAGCTTTCTGGGCTAACCGGTGGGTGGATGATTGATTACGCCAGGATTTTGGTAATCGGCTTCCCTTCGCTGATCGCCATCGGGCGGCCGATCGACGTGTCGTACATGTGATGGAAGTTGATCCCCAGCGACTGGTAGATCGTTGCGTGGATGTCGGCGATGCCGACCGACTCGGGATGGTCGGGCGTCACCTTTTCGCCCGAGGGATCGGTCTCGCCCAACAGCGAACCGCCCCGGATGCCGCCGCCCGCTAAAGCGACGCTGAATCCATGCGGCCAGTGGTCACGACCGCCGGCGGGGTTGATCTTCGGCGTGCGGCCGAACTCGCCGCCACACAGGACGACGGTACTCTTCAGCAGATCGCGCTCTTCCAGAAGGCGAAGCAGAGCCGCGTAAGCCGGGTCGAGGATCTCGATCCGACCGCTTTGCAGTTGATGGTTGTTGGCGTGCGAGTCCCAGCCGCTGAGCGTGACCTCAACGCAGCGAACGCCGGTCTCAATCAGTTGCACGGCACATAGGCAGCCGCGGCCGAACGGCGTGTCGCCAAAGTCGTCGCGGAGCGATTGCGGCGCCTCTTCGATGTTGAACGCCTTGATCTGCTCAGAGTCCATCATCGTGATCGCTTTGTCGATCGTCGCCAGATGAAGCGTCCGGTTCTTTTCGAGATCCGCTCGGCGGCTGCGGGTAAAGGTGCGCTCGAGAATATCGAGATCCTTCCGCCGCTGGGCGAAGCGTTCATCCGTCACCCGCCGCGGTAGATCTGGCAAATCGCCGAGCGGATCGTACATCTTGAAGGCGTCGTATTTGTTCCCCAGGAACCCGCCATGCGCCGGCCATTGATCGGGAAAGATCGAAACGTGCCGCGGGATCTCGACCCCGGCGCGGCCAAGCTCGTGGCACATCACGGCGCCGATCGTCGGATGGATTAACGTTGGATCGGGGCGATAGCCGGTCTTCATGTTGTAGGTCGCCCGTTCGTGATCCCCTTCTTTGCTGGTGACGCCGCGGAGTAGGGCCACGCGGTCCATTACTTCGGCGGTCGCCGGCATCAAATCCGAGATTTCAACGCCGGAAGAACGGGTTGAAATTCGCTTCGCATCGCCACCGATCATCGTACCGGGATGGGGATCGAACGTCTCTAATTGGCTGGGCGCTCCTTGCATCCACAGCACGATCACCGACTTGGCCGGGGCGCCGGTCTTGTCCGTTTCGGCAGCGGCCGCCAACTGCGCGGCGAGCGGGGTTAGCCAAGGCAATCCGCCGGCAGCTTTCAGCAACGTTCGCCGTGAAAAATGATCGGCGCCGCCGCAGCCTGGGTTGTGAGAGCGATTCATCTGCATGGGAAATCCCTCAGCCTCTAGTGGTTCCAGGCGAATTCGGACGAGTTCAGCAGCACCCAAACCAAGTCTTCCACCTGATGGCGGCGAGCCAGCGTCGAATCTTCCATTCGCTGGACGAAGTACTCCGACTCCTCCGACGTCGGCCGTCGAGTCAGCGTCGTCAGGTAGGCGATCTCGATGCGGGTTTCGTTGTTCGGCGAGAGTTGGGCGATTCGCGTCGCCGAATTGCGAATCAGGTCATTTTTGGTTCGCTGTTTGACCAGGTTGCCGTTCATCATCAACAGTCGCTGCGGAATCGTTCCCCCTTGCTCGGCGAACTCATCCTCTCCAGCGTCGCCGTAACGCTTGAGGAACTCATTGTGCTCGCCGTAGTTGATCAACTGCGTCAGGATGTGGCTCTCGGCGTCCAGCGTCTTTAACGCCGCCGTTTGCTGGATGGCGCCGATCACTTGCTCAGGGCGGAGCCGAGTGACTGGATAGGCGGCCCAAGTCTCTTCGTGTTCAGCCGTGACTGCAAAATCGGCTTGGCTGTCGCGCTGGAATGCCTTGGTGGCGGCAATCACCCGGACCAATCGCTGCAGATCGAAGCCGTTCGCGATAAAGTCGTCGGCCAGCGGTTCGAGGCCGGCCGGGTATTCCCCAGTTTCAAACGAGCCTTCCAGCGGAATGCTGTCGACCGGTTCGACGAGCGGCTTGCCGGTGGTGATCGCCCAGATGCGATTGACGATCGCCCGGGCGAAGGGGCGGTTCTCGGGATGAGTGACCCAGTTGGCGAGTCGCTCGCGCTCGGTAGCGGCGTCGCTTAGCAAGTGCTGGTTGAAGGGAACTTGCGACGGGACGGTCGTCGTCTCGTCGGCGTAGAGGTATTGGTGTTCGTACAGCACCTTGTCGTTGTCGCGGATGCCGACGAATGAGTTTTCCGCCTCGCGAAAGAAGGAAGCCAACTCGTGGAAGTCTTGCTGTTTCAGGTCGCCGCCGAGGTTGTCGTCGTGGCACTGCACGCAATCGATCCGGGTTGCCAAAAAGGCGCGGGTGACGCGGCCCGCCAGCTTCACCGGATCGGGGCGTTTGGTCCCGTCCTGGTCGATCGTGGCGGTGACGAAGTTGACTGCTGGCGTATCGGTCCACAGTCCGTTCTCGGCAATCAGGTCGCGGGTTAGCTGATCGTAGGGGCGATTCTCCATCAGCTGGTCGCTGAGCCAGGTCAGGAAGCGGCGCCCGCGATAAACCAGAAACGGGCCATTCTCGACGCCGACGTAAGCCCGACGGAGGCGTTCAGCGACGAAATCGCCATATCGCCGATCGGCAAACGTCTTTGACAGCCACCACGACAGGCGTTCCTCTTCTGGCCGCGACTCAAAGACGCGGATCTCTTCCAGCGAGGGGACCGTGCCGGTCAGGCCGAGCGAAATCCGGCGAATCAGCGTCAGATCATCCGCGGTAGGCGCCGGCTGAAGTCCCGCGTCCGCCCAGGTTTGCTCAAACTGCAGGTCGACCCGATCGGCGACCGCCTGAATGTCGTTCCGCTCGACCGGACCGAGTGGATGGGCGATCTCGGCCACCTGAGGCGGACGCTGCGGAATGACCAACCCGCCGACCACGGCCGAAACCATGACGCCGCAGATTCCGATGAAGAACAGATTTCTTAGCCAGGCCACGGTTCAATTCCTCCCACATTCCCGTTGTACTAAGTACCTTTGTAAAGGGAAAATGGTTTCGCGGCCAAAAAACTACGCGGTAAGAAACCAGCGGCCGCTTTTTCGGGTAGTTCCACCAGAGGGACGCGCATTTCCCACGGGCCTGCTTTTCGCCAACTTTGACCGAGCCCAGCAATCCATGGCGACAATCTCCGAATCTATCGAAGCCGTTAGTCACGACGACGATCTGGTAGAGAGCCTACCGGCGGTCGTCCGAGGTGCGGTGGCCGCAGCCCCCCCAATTCGCGGTTGGTTTCGCTTTGCCTTCGAGTCGGTCTACGGCGGCGTTGAGTGGCTGTTCGGGCTGGTCTCGATCGTTGTGCTGCTGGCGATCTTGGCGACGATCCCGATCGCCAACATGCTGAGCCTGGGGTATCTGCTGGAGGTGAGCGGGCGCATTGCCCGGACCGGCAAGTTCAGCGAAGGCTTCATTGGGATCCGCAAAGCGGCTCGGCTTGGCTCGATCGCGTTGGGAACGTGGTTGCTGTTTTGGCCGCTCCGCTTTCTGGCCGATCTCCGCGACAGCGCTAATTTGATCGAGCCTGGCGGGCCTGTTCCGCAGCGGATGACTGTCGTGCTGGTCGCGCTAACGCTGGCGATCAGCTTCCATATTGCGTGGGCTTGGTTTCGCGGCGGCAAGTTTCGGCACTTTCTGTGGCCGGCGCCGCTGCGACTTTACCGCCGCGTTCGCGCGGGCGGAATGTTCGGCGAAGCTCGGGACAACTGCTTGGCGTTTCTCAGTTCGCTGCGGCTGGGTTACTACTTTTCGCTCGGCGTGCGTGGTTTCTTCACGACGCTCCTCTGGCTGATCCTGCCGGTCAGCTGGATGATCGCCGCTCGGGGAATCCAAAACCCACCGGCTGCGTTTCTAGTCAGCTTGCCAGGGATGTTGGCGTTCTGCTTTGTGTTACTCTATTTGCCATTCATGCAGGCGCATTTTGCCGCCGAGAACCGCTGGCGGGCGATGTTCGAGTGGCGCGAGGTGCGTAAACAGTTCAAGAACGCGCCGCTTGCCTTTTGGTCGGCGCTGTTGATCACATTGCTATTCGCGTTGCCGCTGTATCTGCTAAAGATCGAACTGATCGACCGGGAGATCGCCTGGTTACCGAGCCTGTTTTTTGTGGCGTTGATGTTGCCGGCACGCTTGCTGAGCGGCTGGGCGCTGGGTAGAGCCCGGCGTCGGGGGACGCCGCGCAATTTCTTCTTCCGGTGGGTTGCCCGGCTGGGGGAGATTCCGGTTGTCGCGCTCTATGTCTTTTTCATGTACCTGGCGCTGTACGTCTCTTGGAGCGGCGCCTACAGTTTGCTAGAGCAGCACGCGTTTCTGGTACCGGCGCCCTTTGTCGGCGGCTAGTAGAGGTAGAATTCGCCCCCTTTTTGCTAGCGGCGGCGGTCGCTGCTACCCCAATTCGCCTGGGCGAGTTAGGATGAAACCTGACGTTCGTTCTCGTCGTTTTATTCGTCCCTGGGACCCGCTATGCCGCGACGCAATCTGACGATCATTTTTATCGCCGCGTTTCTTTCGTTGATATGTTACGGCGCCGCTAGCCGCAATCGCTTCATGCGGCTGTTTGGCGAATCGCTCGACATTATCTCGTACCAGTACGTGCGCCCCATCGACGACGAAACGTTGTTCAACTCGGCGATGGACGGCATGACGATGGAGTTGGATCAAAACTCCACCTACATACCGCCGACCGACTTTACCGACTTCCGCGAGGAGCTGGATCAGGAGTTCGGCGGCATCGGCATTCACGTTATGTATGACGAGGAAAAGAACCAGATGCTGGTGGTGACGCCGGTCAGCGGCACGCCTGCTTACCAAGCTGGCGTCCAGGCAGGCGACGTGATCCTGGCGATCGACGACGTGAAAGTCGACGACGTCGGTTTTGAGAAATCGGTGAAGCGGCTACGCGGCGTGGTTGGTACCGATGTGACTTTACAGGTTCGCCACATCGGCCAGACCGAGCCGGTCGACATCGTCGTCGAGCGAGCGCAGATTCAAGTCGCCTCGGTGTTGGGCGACACGCACGATGAAGAAGGGGATTGGAACTTCTTTCTGGAAGAGGATCCGCGAATTGGCTACATCCGGATCGACTCGTTCGGCGATTTGACCGCGGACGAGTTTTTGATCGCTTGGGAGAGCATCGATGGTAAGGTCGACGGCCTGATCGTCGATTTGCGGAACAACCCCGGCGGCTATCTGACCGCCGCCGAAGAAATCTGCGACATGTTCCTGGACAAGGGAGTGATCGTCTCGACCCGCGGG
This sequence is a window from Blastopirellula retiformator. Protein-coding genes within it:
- a CDS encoding NAD(P) transhydrogenase subunit alpha, with amino-acid sequence MRWLVLLLLLGSVSPAFAQDGDAPKAEEKPAAAEASKKPPAEKAAPQASPKAEVETPAELAADDTPSPVDGEPQPLEKKYTRYDALAASLTIFVLAIFIGFELITKVPPTLHTPLMSGSNAISGISIVGALIAASAGDAPLAAIVGLVAVILATVNVVGGYLVTHRMLEMFKPKR
- a CDS encoding NAD(P) transhydrogenase subunit alpha, translated to MIIAVVRENFPGEKRVALIPASLGPLRKLDAQILVETGAGVAAGFPDADYEAAGAQIVASRADAFTQADIVCQVRSLGSNPEEGRVDLELVKSGQIVIGGCDPLGNPAAIQEMASKGAIQFALELIPRITRAQSMDILSSQATIAGYRAVLIAATELHKIFPLLMTAAGTLSPAKVFVIGAGVAGLQAIATAKRLGAVVLGYDVRKEAQEQVESLGAKAVDFELESSGAQDKGGYAKDLGEEFYTKQRQFMADTVKECDVIITTAAIPGKKSPLLVTAEAVAGMRPGSVLIDLAAERGGNIEPSEADVRVEKDGILILGPTNLAAEVPQHASQMFSGNVTKFLLNLVKKGEKELTIDPEDEIVAETLVARDGEVVHNRIREMLGMPPIVPPEPNEKIPLEDDEPAPPAEGNAS
- the rplM gene encoding 50S ribosomal protein L13, which gives rise to MSTSTFVAKPGQIEQQWWLVDAEDQVVGRLASDLAVILMGKHRPTYTPHVDTGDYIVVVNAEKVKFTGNKWDKKEYNWYTGYPGLRTETAGKRLERHPDWILREAVRRMLPKNKLAVKMLDKLKVFVGPEHTHQAQQPEPLTGLAQVKQKKRK
- the rpsI gene encoding 30S ribosomal protein S9, producing the protein MSTDETNVETPDAEAPATEAPATETATTEAAAVETPVEAAPAPVKKSKPVDGVILGTGRRKTSVARVRIKSGTGRIMINGRSLEDFFPNVQDQSAFMGPLVDTEYADKVDVRVLVSGGGTSGQAGACRMGLGRALAAMDEAAFPALRENGHLTRDSRMKERKKYGLRGARRGTQFSKR
- a CDS encoding DUF1501 domain-containing protein; translated protein: MNRSHNPGCGGADHFSRRTLLKAAGGLPWLTPLAAQLAAAAETDKTGAPAKSVIVLWMQGAPSQLETFDPHPGTMIGGDAKRISTRSSGVEISDLMPATAEVMDRVALLRGVTSKEGDHERATYNMKTGYRPDPTLIHPTIGAVMCHELGRAGVEIPRHVSIFPDQWPAHGGFLGNKYDAFKMYDPLGDLPDLPRRVTDERFAQRRKDLDILERTFTRSRRADLEKNRTLHLATIDKAITMMDSEQIKAFNIEEAPQSLRDDFGDTPFGRGCLCAVQLIETGVRCVEVTLSGWDSHANNHQLQSGRIEILDPAYAALLRLLEERDLLKSTVVLCGGEFGRTPKINPAGGRDHWPHGFSVALAGGGIRGGSLLGETDPSGEKVTPDHPESVGIADIHATIYQSLGINFHHMYDTSIGRPMAISEGKPITKILA
- a CDS encoding DUF1549 domain-containing protein; protein product: MAWLRNLFFIGICGVMVSAVVGGLVIPQRPPQVAEIAHPLGPVERNDIQAVADRVDLQFEQTWADAGLQPAPTADDLTLIRRISLGLTGTVPSLEEIRVFESRPEEERLSWWLSKTFADRRYGDFVAERLRRAYVGVENGPFLVYRGRRFLTWLSDQLMENRPYDQLTRDLIAENGLWTDTPAVNFVTATIDQDGTKRPDPVKLAGRVTRAFLATRIDCVQCHDDNLGGDLKQQDFHELASFFREAENSFVGIRDNDKVLYEHQYLYADETTTVPSQVPFNQHLLSDAATERERLANWVTHPENRPFARAIVNRIWAITTGKPLVEPVDSIPLEGSFETGEYPAGLEPLADDFIANGFDLQRLVRVIAATKAFQRDSQADFAVTAEHEETWAAYPVTRLRPEQVIGAIQQTAALKTLDAESHILTQLINYGEHNEFLKRYGDAGEDEFAEQGGTIPQRLLMMNGNLVKQRTKNDLIRNSATRIAQLSPNNETRIEIAYLTTLTRRPTSEESEYFVQRMEDSTLARRHQVEDLVWVLLNSSEFAWNH
- a CDS encoding DUF4013 domain-containing protein; its protein translation is MATISESIEAVSHDDDLVESLPAVVRGAVAAAPPIRGWFRFAFESVYGGVEWLFGLVSIVVLLAILATIPIANMLSLGYLLEVSGRIARTGKFSEGFIGIRKAARLGSIALGTWLLFWPLRFLADLRDSANLIEPGGPVPQRMTVVLVALTLAISFHIAWAWFRGGKFRHFLWPAPLRLYRRVRAGGMFGEARDNCLAFLSSLRLGYYFSLGVRGFFTTLLWLILPVSWMIAARGIQNPPAAFLVSLPGMLAFCFVLLYLPFMQAHFAAENRWRAMFEWREVRKQFKNAPLAFWSALLITLLFALPLYLLKIELIDREIAWLPSLFFVALMLPARLLSGWALGRARRRGTPRNFFFRWVARLGEIPVVALYVFFMYLALYVSWSGAYSLLEQHAFLVPAPFVGG
- a CDS encoding S41 family peptidase encodes the protein MPRRNLTIIFIAAFLSLICYGAASRNRFMRLFGESLDIISYQYVRPIDDETLFNSAMDGMTMELDQNSTYIPPTDFTDFREELDQEFGGIGIHVMYDEEKNQMLVVTPVSGTPAYQAGVQAGDVILAIDDVKVDDVGFEKSVKRLRGVVGTDVTLQVRHIGQTEPVDIVVERAQIQVASVLGDTHDEEGDWNFFLEEDPRIGYIRIDSFGDLTADEFLIAWESIDGKVDGLIVDLRNNPGGYLTAAEEICDMFLDKGVIVSTRGRNGRIEDIAEASSAGTIIPKDLPVAVLLNQYSASASEIVAACLQDHDRAVIIGQRSWGKGTVQSIFPLDRQQRALKITTATYWRPSEQNIHRFPDFTDEDSWGVSPNEGYAVPLADEELKNMLRSRSFRDVDRSNIADQAAIDAREKSDEEIELEDFVDPQLQKAVEYIQSRLKDSVALR